The nucleotide window GTTTGGAACAAGTATATCCACATCCTTACCAGTATTTATAAGGTAATCCAAAACAGCAACATAATCAGTAATATATGACTCATAAGGGTAATGACATTGCTCCAAAGCAACCATATTTcgaaacaaaatttcagtccTATCGTCAACCGTTAATTGAGGAATTTCAAGAACTCCTCCTGATTTTGAAAACCTCAAGTCAAGTAAACACTTACTTTTAGTGCTCACTTTAAACCTAACTCCAGCTTCTAACAACTCAGTTGCACTCGGTAGATGTATCATCCGTTCGTCGGTCGCGTTATTACTCGGTCGAATTTCAATAGGAAGTTGCAAATGAAATATCCTAATCAGATCAGTGAAGTGCATTATACTAATATCACCATTATCAAAAAACAAGTTTGATTTATtggaagaataaaaatatttaatagtgAGTTCAAGAAAACCAGGGATCGTAGTCTTAGGAACACTAGCATTTGTAGAACTCGATGAAAGTTTGTAAATTTCTTCAATAACGAAAAAGGGAAGCTGATTTTCAAGTAACAATAAATCTAATGCTATACCATCATCTAACCAAGGTTTAAATAGAAACCCATCATCATAATAGTATGTccaaaaaagttgaattatAAAACAGGAATCGATTAAGATTAACTTAACAAGTTCATTATCAGAAAATGGTAGGGTTTCGGAATAACAACTTTTGAAACGAGATAAGTTAGATTTTATGTTGCTGACCAAGGTGTCTAAACATGCATTGGTTCGTTGGAGAAAAGCTTTCAAGTAAATGAGTTTGTGACGTTCCATGTTTTGGAGCTGGGGGTGATCATGGTGAAAGGGGCCAATGGAAACGAGAGTGGGGGTGTATGCTTTTTCGTTGAGTGTGCGAATAGCAGAGGGGACCTTGTAGATGCAAACACCAACCATTGAGAATGGCTCTGCGCTGTCGAGCAACGCATTGATATCCACCAAGCAGGAGGAGAATGACATCTTGAGAGGTcaacaagaaaatgaaaagctTTGGTCGTTGGAGTTAAGTTTCAAGTCTTTTGACACTCCCTTGTATCCTTATTATTATAGCATATGACTTgattttcaaaatgattttcatattcttattttcACACGATGACATGTGAATAGGGCACGGTTTGCGGCCATAGGCTGTCACACGTGGTGTACAGTTATTTGATGACTTTATCAAATATATTCACATTCACacgagagaaagagagaatttgtgttaatattttttttaccatgatatttaatttatacaaaattttCACCACCGTTTATCAATGACTAATCCGTCGCGGAACTTATGGGTATAGAAAATGAGTTCTTTTCTCTCAACTAAATTTTTTCCATACACATGAGTTATGAATCAAACCCGTGCCGTGACTATATATTTAAGTGACTCAAGTCCTTTAAAACATACAAATCAATTGTTGGTATATTAACTGCATCATTAATAAatcaacttataaaaaaaaattaataaaaggttAATTAAGCCAACATTATTAATGCAtgagtaaattaaaatacaaagaagATTTGCAATAATTAATGTCTTGAAAAGGTATGAAAACTCTTGTTGCAATGGGTTTTGACTTTTAAGTATCCTTTCTCTTGTATGAAAGAAATGTTAATTAGTGCCCCGTGGCACAAGatagatatataaaaaaaatctattgaaaattgatgaaaagTAGAACGTTTCACtttataaaagttaaaaagttgttgtttttaatagaaaatatctatttttaacttttttaactaGTGCTCTAAAAGCCCGGATTAACATGACTCTTCTAAAATATACTAACTTGAAAgtctaattaatttataaactaATCATTGATAAGCTTATGTCATGGCGTTTGGGTAAATGCATCACCAATTAGTACCTATCTCTGCCCAACCTAATTAAGTAGACTCTAGTCAAACTATAAACAcaatcagtggcggagccagaaattttttttagggtgggccactaaaattaactattgaaaaattgtttaaagtcttaCAAATTAGacttataattgaattatttaaattttt belongs to Medicago truncatula cultivar Jemalong A17 chromosome 6, MtrunA17r5.0-ANR, whole genome shotgun sequence and includes:
- the LOC11421086 gene encoding UPF0481 protein At3g47200 is translated as MSFSSCLVDINALLDSAEPFSMVGVCIYKVPSAIRTLNEKAYTPTLVSIGPFHHDHPQLQNMERHKLIYLKAFLQRTNACLDTLVSNIKSNLSRFKSCYSETLPFSDNELVKLILIDSCFIIQLFWTYYYDDGFLFKPWLDDGIALDLLLLENQLPFFVIEEIYKLSSSSTNASVPKTTIPGFLELTIKYFYSSNKSNLFFDNGDISIMHFTDLIRIFHLQLPIEIRPSNNATDERMIHLPSATELLEAGVRFKVSTKSKCLLDLRFSKSGGVLEIPQLTVDDRTEILFRNMVALEQCHYPYESYITDYVAVLDYLINTGKDVDILVPNKILENWLGDSDSVANLFTGLCKNVTHCNSSPHFTILCEDLKDFCRNPWPKFKYSLIGTLRRDYCSTPWKAGASFAGILLLILTIIQTVCSVFQVVQPNGS